The following is a genomic window from Streptomyces chrestomyceticus JCM 4735.
GGCGCTTCTCCAGTCCCCGCCGCCACGATGTGCGCTTGCTCTGCCATTCCGTATGGGCCAGCCGCGCGAGGCCGCTCACTTCTGCCGCGAGGTTCGCAGGGGCGTCGAGGGCTCTGAGAATCAGCTCCACGTCGACAAGGCTCGGCGTCACCCGGCCGGTTTCGATGTTACTGAGCTTGGTCTGGGACATGTTGCAACGCTGGGCGAGCCACGCCTGGGTGCGGCCGGCTCGCCTGCGCAGCGCGCGAAGTGCCTTCTGAAGATCAGCCTTTGACCGTCTCAGTTCCCCAGGATCAAACGTCAAGGCCCTTCACATACCTCTCGAAGGGCACCGCGTGCTCCAGGGCGATGCGCTTCCACTGGCGGTAAGGAGCGGGGTCGCCGTCGTACGCCTCGCGATTGATCTGTGTTCCGTCCGGGCGGAAGTTCAGGTGGGCAATGCGAGCATCGTCGAACAGCCACCAGTCACGCCCCGAGAGCGGCAGGCCGTAATCGTCGTGCGACACGTCCAGGACGCGAATGTCCTCACCGGCCGCGATGTTGCCGGGAATTCCCCAGGCGAACTGATACCGCTGGTAGTCGGTGAGCGGCCGGCGCACGATACGCACGCGGGCGATGCGCCGCCCGGATGCGACGTAACCGCGCACCCGTTCGTGCCAGCGGGCATTGTGGCCGACGGGCCTGCTCTCGCCCCGTAGGAATCGGGCGACATTCTCCTGTTCCCTGGGCATGGTGTAGGTGGGCTGTGCCTCGAACCGCCACGCCTCGCGCTCGAACGCGTCGAAGAACCTGCGCCAGTCCTCACCATCCAAGAGCACGGACGGCCTCCCGGAGAACGTGCTCGGGGATCTCCACCAGAGCCTCGCCGACGGGCGGCGTGAAGGCGGACGACACGTTCCCCTGTACGACGAACGAACCGTTCGCGGCCCGGTAGACGTTGGGGCAGTCATCGTCGTCGCAGTTGGGCCCTCCGGCGTGGCCGGTGAGACGGGTCAGTTCTGTACGCGTCATCGTGCCCTCCTCTGGTCCAGGGCAGGCCCCTGGCGCCAGGAGGACAGTAAGGCGGCAACGCGGACCGGGGCCATGGCACATCGCGAATATTCGCGTTGTCGGGTAGACGATCTTGAGAGGCTCCGGTCGGACGGGACGGACGGGAAAAGGCCCCCGCCGAAGCAGGGGCCTTCTCGTGCGCTCCGTGGCGGCTGTCAGTTCCCGCTCACCGTCACCGGCTCGTCGTTCTTCAGTTGTTCGACGAGTTTGGCGACCTTGGCCTTGTCCCAGCGGAGGTTGCCGCCGACGCTGCCGGCGATGGGCATGTTCATCGACTTGCCGTCGCCGCCCGTGACGCCCTTCATCGCGAAGAACATCGAGCCGAGGTCGAAGAGGCCCATGTCCTTGTCGACGATCACGGTGTCCAGGCCCGCGCTCATCGTCGGGTAGAGCTTGAACGGGTTGATGATCGTGCCGGGGGTGGCCGTCTGGCTGGCCAGGGCCGCGAGGAACTTCTGCTGGTTCTTCGTGCGGTCCAGGTCGCTGCCCGCGAAGGCGTAGCGGGTGCGGACGAAGGCGAGGGCCTGTTCGCCGTTGAGGGTCTGCTTGCCGGCCTGGAAGTCGGCGCCGGACTTCTTGTCCTTGAACGCCTTCGGGATGTCCATCTCGACGCCGCCGATCGCGTCCACGATGTTGGCGAAGCCCGCGAAGCCGATCTCGACGTAGTGGTCGATGCGCAGGCCGGTGTTGTGCTCGACGGTGCGCACCAGCAGTTCGGGGCCGTCCTCGGCGTAGGCCGCGTTGAGCTTGGTGTGGCGGCCCTTCCCGGCGTACTTCTTGCCGGACTTGGAGCCGACGAACGAGGGGATCTCGACGTCCGAGTCGCGCGGCAGGGAGATCAGGGTCGGGCCGTTGCCGCCGTCGTGCAGGATCATCATCGAGTCCGTGCGCTTGCCCTCGGCGGAGCCGGTGTGCAGCTTCTTCTTGTCCTCGTCGGACATGCCCTCGCGGCTGTCGGAGCCGACGATCAGGTAGTTGGTGCCGTCGCCTTCCTCCGGGCGGTCGATGACCTTGCTCAGGTCGACCTCGCGGCGCAGCTTGCCGTCGGCCCAGAAGTACGTGGCGACCGAGGTGACGAGGAGCACGGCGACCAGGGTCAGGACGGTCCACTTGATGCGGCGGCCCCAGTTGGGGGCGGGGCGCGGGGAGCGGCCGCCGCCGTCCTGTCCGCCGCCGCGGCCGCCGCCGTAGACCTGGCCGGTGTTGTAACCGTCGCCGTGCCCGCCGGCGTAGTTGTTGCCGTACGGGTCGGGGCCCTGGCCCTGGGGCGGGACGGAGGGGCGGCGGCGCGGCGAGAGGTGCGGGGGCAGCGGCGGCTCGGGCGGCTGCTGCCCCGGCCCGGGGTAGGGCCCGCCGGGGCCACCGGGGCCACCGGGGCCGTTGGGACCGCCACGCCGGACGTGCGGCATGGCGCGCGCGCCCTCCGGCTCGGCGCCGCTGCCACGTCCGTACCGGTCTCTGTTGTCGGACCCAGGCCACTCGTTCATGGGGGAAGTCTGCCTGTCCTACGGCTCCCCCATACAGGGGAGGTACGAGATCGGGCCGCCGCTGTTGCAGAGCTGATGCAAAGTGACGCGGAGCGCCGCTTGCGCAATGGGGACGGAGGTGATCAATCCGGCATGGGTGTCCCCCCCCCGATCAGGGGAGGCCGGAAGGGGTGGGGGCGGTGGCTTGTGGCCGATGGTGGTGGAAGGTTTTCGGAGCGTGAGCGGGGTGGAGGTGGTGCGGGGTGGGCGCGGGGGAAGGGATGCGCGCCCCGCGCATAAAGTGGGCGCATGACCGATCTCGTCACCACCGGCCCGGAGGCCGACCTTCCGGGCAAGCCCACTTCCGTCTCCCGGACGACGCTGTCGCACATCATGACGGCAGGCGACACCAACCTGCTGGGCACGGTGCACGGTGGCGTGATCATGAAACTCGTCGACGACGCGGCCGGCGCGGTCGCGGGGCGGCACTCCGGCGGGCCCGCGGTCACCGCCTCCATGGATGAGATGGCCTTCCTGGAGCCGGTCCGCGTAGGGGACCTGGTGCATGTGAAGGCCCAGGTCAACTGGACCGGGCGGTCCTCGATGGAGGTCGGGGTGCGGGTGCTGGCCGAGCGCTGGAACGAGTCCACGCCCGCGACGCAGGTCGGTTCGGCGTACCTGGTGTTCGCGGCGGTGGACGAGGAGGGCAAGCCCCGCCCCGTACCACCGGTGATCCCGGAGACCGAGCGGGACAAGCGCCGCTACCAGGAGGCCCAGATCCGCCGCACCCACCGGCTGGCCCGGCGCCGCGCGATCAAGGAGCTGCGGGCGCAGCGGGTGGCGGACGGGATCGACGACGCGTAGGGCGGTGCGGCGCGGCGCGGGGTTCAGTCCCCTTCGGGGCGGGCCAGGTCGAGGATTGCTTGCGCGTCGGTCGTGCGGGAGCCTTCCCAGAGCAGTACGCGGTCGGCGCCGGACTCGGCGAGGAGCTTCTCGGCGAGCCGGGTCTCGCTGCCGAGGGCGCGATGCACGACGTCCTGACCGCTGCTCCGTACGGCCCAGGTGCCGCCGTCGCGTACGTCGAGGCGCCAGGTGTAGCGGACGCGTTCGCGCAGGATGCGGTAGACGTACGAGGGCGTGACGGCGAGGCCGCGGGCGATGGCGGGCGCGTCGAGGCCGTCCGCCGCGGCCTCCAGGACGAGGCGCGGCAGGGCGGCCTCGGTGATCTTGTACGCGCGGCGGATGCGGCCGGCCTCGGTGAGGGTGAGGTCGTCGGCGCTGATGTCGAGGTCCGGGACGGGGGCCGACCGCGGCGGTCGCGGCGCGGGGCCGGGGGCCGGGGCGTGGTTGAGGCGTTCCACGTCGGCCTGGAGGGCGGCTTCCTCCTGTTCCAGCCGGGCCCGCTGCGCGGACAGGCGTGCGGCTCGGGCGGTCAGGTCCTCGTGGCCGGAGTGCCGCGGAGCGCCCGGAGTGTCCGGCACCTCGCTGTCCGGCTGTGCGCGCTGGAACTGCTGCATGACGACGGCGATCTGGTCGAGGAACCACCGGTCGCTGAGTGGTGATCGTTTTTCACCCATGGGCGGGGACTGTACTGAGTACACGGCGCCTCGGCAACCGGGTTCACGACTGGTGGCCCGGTGGCTCGGGGCACGCTGCCTCGTCGCCGGTCAGCGTTCCGAAGTCGCCGGCGGCCGACAACTGGGTCGGGTCGTCGGAGCGCACCCGGTGGACCCCCTTGAAGTCCTTGCCGACGGTGACCCGCAGCACCGGGCCCTGGCCGGGCACCTGGCGCAGGGCCGCCCCGGGCAGGGCGGCGGCGAGGGAGCGGACCGAGCGGTCCCAGCGCGGGTCGTAGGCGATCACGGTGCGCCGTACGCGGGTGGCGGCGTTGCCCGGGGTGCCGGTGGTGTCGAAGCCGGTGGCGCGCAGCGACTTGTCCACCGCGCGGCCCAGCCCCGTCCGGCCCGCGCCGTTGTCGACCTGCACCCGGACGGTGGCGGGCGGTACGTCCACGACCGTCGCGCGCTGCCGGCCGGACCGCCGCACGGCCAGCGGCCGGTCCTCGCGCAGCGCCTGGAAGAGCTGCTTCGCCTTCTCCTCGTTCCACATCACGGTCGAGCCCACGTTGGGCACCTGGAAGTCGATGTCGCCCAGCGGCACGGAGGCGAACTCGGACGACGACGGGTTGAAGCCGCGCAGCGCCTGGCCGAGGTCGACCAGCTCGTCCGCGCCGAACCCCTCGTCGGCCCGTACGGACTCCAGCAGCGCGTCGGTGATCTCCTTGAACTGGACCGGGTGGAGCAGCGCGCCGGAGCTGGTGATCTTGTGCATGAGCGCGGCGAGGAAACGCTGCTGGCGCTGCATCCGCCCGAGGTCGGAGGCGCTGTCCAGGTGCCGGGCGCGGACGTACTGGAGCGCCTGGCCGCCGTTGAGCCGGGAGCGCCCGACGGGCAGGTCCAGGCCGCTGTAGCTGTCCTTCAGGGGGCGGTTGGTGCAGACGTTCACGCCGCCGACCGCGTCCACCGTCTTCATGAAGCTGGTGAAGTCGACCTCCAGGTAATGGTCGATGTGCACCCCGGTCATCCGCTCGACGGTCCGGATGGTCAGGCCGGGGCCGCCCTCCGCGTACGCCGCGTTGAGCTTCACGGGGTGGCCGTGGTGGTGCTTGCCGGTGGTCCCGTCGGTGTGCGGGGGCGTCTGCGCGTACGAGTCGCGCGGCAGGCTGACCACGCTGGCGCGGTTCCGGTCGGCGGACAGGTGCACCATCATGATCGTGTCGGTGCAGTGGCACGGCTCGCCGCCCAGGTGGTACCGGCGTTTCTCCTCGGGGGAGAGCTTGTCCCGGCCGTCCGTGCCGACGACCAGGAAGTTCATGCCGTCCCCGCCGCTGTTGTCCGGCCGGTTGCCCAGGCCCTTGAAGGCGTCCACCCGGGCGATGCCGTCCTCGACGCCTGTGACCATGGCGTGCCCGACCCCGCCCGCGGCCAGCAGCAGCAGCGAGACGCCCGCGGTGATGCGCAGGCCCCAGCGGGGCCGCCCGCCCCGTCGCCGGTGACGGGCGCGCGGGCGGGGCGAGCGGTGCGGTGCGGTCATGGGGACACCTCCGCGGCAGGGTCGGGGCGGACGGAGTGCGGGAGCGGGGTGGGGGAGGGGTACGGCGACGGGGTGGATCGGCGGGGACGGGATCGGGGTGAGAGGAACCGTTTCCGTGGCCGGACGGACCGGCTCCGGACGGGAAGGAGGGGGCCGGGTCACCGTAGGCCCATATGATCGGCTGTAAAGCACCACACGCCGGGCGGTGCCCCCAGGGCCACCCGCCTGCCGTCGGCCCCCGTCCCCCATAAGCGGTAACGTGACCGCGATGAACGCCACGCCACCGCAGCAGCTCCCGGCCGTCTCCGTGATCATGCCGGTGCTCAACGAGGAACGTCATCTGCGCAGCTCGGTCCAGCACATCCTGGAACAGGAGTACGCCGGTGAGATGGAGGTGGTGATCGCGCTCGGGCCCTCGACGGACCGTACCGACGAGATCGCCGCCGAGCTGGTCGCCGAGAACGCCGCGAACGAGCGGGCCCGGGTGCTGACCGTGCCCAACCCCACGGGCCGCACCCCGGCCGCCCTGAACGCGGCGATCAAGGCGTCCCGCCATCCGGTCGTGGTGCGCGTCGACGGCCACGGCATGCTCTCGCCCGACTACATCGCGACCGCGGTCCGCCTCCTGGAGGAGACCGGCGCGCAGAACGTCGGCGGCATCATGCACGCCGAGGGCGAGAACGCCTGGGAGGACGCGGTCGCCGCCGCGATGACCTCCAAGATCGGCGTGGGCAACGCGGCCTTCCACACGGGTGGCGCCGCGGGCCCGGCCGACACGGTCTACCTGGGCGTGTTCCGGCGCGAGGCGCTGGAGCAGCAGGGCGGCTACAACGAGGAGTTCATCCGCGCCCAGGACTGGGAGCTGAACTTCCGCATCCGCGAGGCGGGCGGGCAGATCTGGTTCTCGCCCGAGCTGAAGGTGCAGTACCGGCCGCGGCCCAGCGTCCGCGCGCTGGCCAAGCAGTACAAGGACTACGGGCGCTGGCGCCACGTCGTGGCGCGCTACCACTCCGGTTCGATCAACCTGCGGTACCTGGCGCCGCCGACCGCCGTGTGCGCCATCGCGGCGGGCGTCGTGGTCGGCGCCCTCGTCACGCCGTGGGGCTTCGCCGTCCCGGCCGGGTACCTGGCCGCCATCGCGGCGGGTTCGGTCCCGGCGGGCAAGGGGCTGCCGCTGAAGGCCCGCGTCCAGATCCCGGTCGCCCTGGCGACCATGCACATGTCGTGGGGCTGGGGCTTCCTGACCAGCCCGCGGTCGCTGGCCGAGAAGGTCATCGCCAGCCGCCGCCCGGCGGTGCCGGCGCCGCAGCCGGCCGCCGCGGAGTGACCGTGCGGGTGGCCCGCGCGTCCGGCTTACGCGGCCGCGTCCTCCGGGATGCGGCCCGCCGGGCGAGCGGGCCACCACGCAAGCCGCGGCTGTCATGCAGCCCACGGCCGCCACACACTTCACGGGCGTCACACACCTCACGACCGCCCCTCAGTTCACACGCAGCCCCTCCCGTCACAGCGGTCAATACGGGCTGGGCACAGGCACCCCGGCGCGGCTACGATACGTGTCACGATCATCACGTACCGTGCCCGGCGATCGGCTGGAGGTGCCCCCGTGCGTCCCTGGGCGGCGCTGGTTGTCCTGCTGTGCGGCACGTTCCTCGCCAACCTCGATGTCTTCATCGTGGTGGTGGCGATGCCCGCGCTGGAACGGGACCTGGGCGCGGACGGCAGCCAGCAGCAGCTCGTCCTCGCCGGTTACCAGTTGGTCTACGCGCTCGGCCTGGCCGCCGGCGGCCGGCTGGGGGACGCGCTGGGCTCCCTGCGGGTCTTCGGCCTCGGCATGGCCGTCTTCACCGCGGCCTCGGTCGTCTGCGGGGCCGCGCCCACCACGGCCGTCCTGGTCCTGGCCCGGCTGTTCCAGGGCGCCGGTACGGCCCTGATGGTGCCGCAGGTCTACCGCGCGGCGCGGACCCTGTTCACCGGCGCGGCGCAGCGCAGGGCGTACGCCGCGATCGGCGCGGTGATGGGACTCGGCGCGATCGGCGGGCAACTGCTCGGCGGCTGGCTGCTGTCGGCGGACGTCCTCGGCCTCGGCTGGCGCGCCGTCTTCCTCGTCAACGTACCGGTGGGCGTCCTGGCGCTCACCCTCCTGCCGTGGGCGGCGGGCGGGCGCCCGCCGGCGCGCCGCGAACCGGTGCGCGCCGACCTGCCCGGCCTGGGCCTCGCGGCGGCCGCGCTCGGGCTGTTCTCCGTCCCCCTGGTGGCGGGCGGCACGGGCGGCATGGTGTGGTGGGGACCGGCCTGCCTGGCCGCCTCCCTCCCGGTCGCCGCCTGCTTCCTGCGCCACGAACGCGCGCTGGACGCCCGGGGCGGCTCCCCGCTCGTACCGCCGCGGCTGCTGGGGCTCGCCGGCTTCCGGCGCGGCATCGTGCTGATCGTGCTGGTCAACTGCGGGCTCGCCGCGTTCGTCCTGATGCTCGGACTGCTGCTCCAGAAGGGCCTGCGCTGGAGCCCGCTGGCCACCGGAGCGGGCATGGTGCCGGCCGCGGTCGCGTTCGCCGCCGGCTCGCTGATCGCGCCGCGGCTGGCCCGCGGCGCGGAGGTGCGGCTGCTGGTCCTGGCCTCCCTCGCCGCGACCGCCGGGTACGCGGGCTGCGCCGTGAGCGCTCTCGGCACCGACCCGCGCTGGCTGCTCGGCGCGGTGTGCGCCGTCGGCGGCGCGCTGGGCCTGTGCGTCACCCCGGCCCTGTCCGTGACCCTGCGCTCCGTGCCGGAGCCGGTCGCGGGCGCGGCGTCCGGCGTGGTCTCCACGGCGCAGCAGCTCGGCGCCGCGCTCGGCGTGTGCGTCTACGGCTTCCTCTTCTTCGCCCAGGTCCGCGCCACGGCCGACGTGGTCGCCGCCTTCGCGGTCACCACCACCGCGCTGACCACGACCTCGGCGGCCGCCGCGGTGCTCGCCCGCGGCCTGCCCCCGGCGGCCGCCCCCGCCGGCCTGCCGGAGGACGTCCTCGGCGCACCGGCGGCGCGCGACCTCCCGATGTGACACCGGACCGATTCCCCGACCGTACGGAGACACGCTTGTCCCCCCATTCCCGGACCGCCGCCGTGCGGCCGAGCCCCGAAGCCCGGCTCGCCGAGACCGTCCCGCAGGTGAGCCGGTACGTGGCCGGGCTCCTCGACGCCTACCGGCCCCGGTACGCGCACCTGCGGCCCGCGCTCGAACGGCTCGTCACCCACGGCAGGCGGTCCCCCTCGAAAGCGCGCTGCCG
Proteins encoded in this region:
- a CDS encoding LCP family protein, which codes for MNEWPGSDNRDRYGRGSGAEPEGARAMPHVRRGGPNGPGGPGGPGGPYPGPGQQPPEPPLPPHLSPRRRPSVPPQGQGPDPYGNNYAGGHGDGYNTGQVYGGGRGGGQDGGGRSPRPAPNWGRRIKWTVLTLVAVLLVTSVATYFWADGKLRREVDLSKVIDRPEEGDGTNYLIVGSDSREGMSDEDKKKLHTGSAEGKRTDSMMILHDGGNGPTLISLPRDSDVEIPSFVGSKSGKKYAGKGRHTKLNAAYAEDGPELLVRTVEHNTGLRIDHYVEIGFAGFANIVDAIGGVEMDIPKAFKDKKSGADFQAGKQTLNGEQALAFVRTRYAFAGSDLDRTKNQQKFLAALASQTATPGTIINPFKLYPTMSAGLDTVIVDKDMGLFDLGSMFFAMKGVTGGDGKSMNMPIAGSVGGNLRWDKAKVAKLVEQLKNDEPVTVSGN
- a CDS encoding DUF6879 family protein, with the protein product MLLDGEDWRRFFDAFEREAWRFEAQPTYTMPREQENVARFLRGESRPVGHNARWHERVRGYVASGRRIARVRIVRRPLTDYQRYQFAWGIPGNIAAGEDIRVLDVSHDDYGLPLSGRDWWLFDDARIAHLNFRPDGTQINREAYDGDPAPYRQWKRIALEHAVPFERYVKGLDV
- a CDS encoding LCP family protein, coding for MTAPHRSPRPRARHRRRGGRPRWGLRITAGVSLLLLAAGGVGHAMVTGVEDGIARVDAFKGLGNRPDNSGGDGMNFLVVGTDGRDKLSPEEKRRYHLGGEPCHCTDTIMMVHLSADRNRASVVSLPRDSYAQTPPHTDGTTGKHHHGHPVKLNAAYAEGGPGLTIRTVERMTGVHIDHYLEVDFTSFMKTVDAVGGVNVCTNRPLKDSYSGLDLPVGRSRLNGGQALQYVRARHLDSASDLGRMQRQQRFLAALMHKITSSGALLHPVQFKEITDALLESVRADEGFGADELVDLGQALRGFNPSSSEFASVPLGDIDFQVPNVGSTVMWNEEKAKQLFQALREDRPLAVRRSGRQRATVVDVPPATVRVQVDNGAGRTGLGRAVDKSLRATGFDTTGTPGNAATRVRRTVIAYDPRWDRSVRSLAAALPGAALRQVPGQGPVLRVTVGKDFKGVHRVRSDDPTQLSAAGDFGTLTGDEAACPEPPGHQS
- a CDS encoding MFS transporter translates to MRPWAALVVLLCGTFLANLDVFIVVVAMPALERDLGADGSQQQLVLAGYQLVYALGLAAGGRLGDALGSLRVFGLGMAVFTAASVVCGAAPTTAVLVLARLFQGAGTALMVPQVYRAARTLFTGAAQRRAYAAIGAVMGLGAIGGQLLGGWLLSADVLGLGWRAVFLVNVPVGVLALTLLPWAAGGRPPARREPVRADLPGLGLAAAALGLFSVPLVAGGTGGMVWWGPACLAASLPVAACFLRHERALDARGGSPLVPPRLLGLAGFRRGIVLIVLVNCGLAAFVLMLGLLLQKGLRWSPLATGAGMVPAAVAFAAGSLIAPRLARGAEVRLLVLASLAATAGYAGCAVSALGTDPRWLLGAVCAVGGALGLCVTPALSVTLRSVPEPVAGAASGVVSTAQQLGAALGVCVYGFLFFAQVRATADVVAAFAVTTTALTTTSAAAAVLARGLPPAAAPAGLPEDVLGAPAARDLPM
- a CDS encoding glycosyltransferase family 2 protein, with the translated sequence MNATPPQQLPAVSVIMPVLNEERHLRSSVQHILEQEYAGEMEVVIALGPSTDRTDEIAAELVAENAANERARVLTVPNPTGRTPAALNAAIKASRHPVVVRVDGHGMLSPDYIATAVRLLEETGAQNVGGIMHAEGENAWEDAVAAAMTSKIGVGNAAFHTGGAAGPADTVYLGVFRREALEQQGGYNEEFIRAQDWELNFRIREAGGQIWFSPELKVQYRPRPSVRALAKQYKDYGRWRHVVARYHSGSINLRYLAPPTAVCAIAAGVVVGALVTPWGFAVPAGYLAAIAAGSVPAGKGLPLKARVQIPVALATMHMSWGWGFLTSPRSLAEKVIASRRPAVPAPQPAAAE
- a CDS encoding acyl-CoA thioesterase, translated to MTDLVTTGPEADLPGKPTSVSRTTLSHIMTAGDTNLLGTVHGGVIMKLVDDAAGAVAGRHSGGPAVTASMDEMAFLEPVRVGDLVHVKAQVNWTGRSSMEVGVRVLAERWNESTPATQVGSAYLVFAAVDEEGKPRPVPPVIPETERDKRRYQEAQIRRTHRLARRRAIKELRAQRVADGIDDA